One window of the Candidatus Neomarinimicrobiota bacterium genome contains the following:
- a CDS encoding N-acetylmuramoyl-L-alanine amidase — translation MEITDHLLDGENITRQNSPNHSGVMADGVPDSVVIHYTAGGSLEGAVRTLCDPERSASAHVVVGREGEIVQLVPFNTIAWHAGKSSHQGRESFNQFSVGIEIDNAGQLTKTEQGFSSWFGRNYSEEEVIHAVHQNRTEPDYWQKYSEEQIAAVFDLCTLLMQTYPIELIVGHEEISPSRKIDPGPAFPLDKLRERLLVKDRAEEGPDRLADSGLVPGRTGIVTASRLNIRSEPGLRGRKVAPALQQGTVLDILEEKDGWLRVDVQTRGWVKKDYVNL, via the coding sequence ATGGAAATCACTGACCATTTACTGGACGGTGAGAATATCACCCGACAGAATTCCCCAAACCACAGCGGAGTGATGGCAGATGGGGTACCGGATTCCGTGGTAATCCATTACACGGCAGGGGGATCGCTGGAAGGAGCAGTACGAACCCTGTGTGATCCCGAACGCAGTGCCTCCGCTCATGTGGTGGTGGGAAGAGAAGGTGAAATTGTACAACTGGTGCCATTTAACACCATTGCCTGGCATGCGGGAAAAAGCTCACACCAGGGAAGAGAGTCGTTCAATCAATTTTCCGTCGGTATTGAGATCGATAACGCCGGTCAGCTCACAAAAACGGAGCAGGGATTCAGTTCCTGGTTTGGACGCAATTACTCTGAAGAAGAAGTCATCCACGCCGTACATCAGAACCGGACCGAACCCGACTACTGGCAAAAGTACTCCGAAGAGCAGATTGCAGCAGTTTTTGACCTCTGTACCCTGTTGATGCAAACCTATCCCATCGAACTAATCGTCGGTCACGAGGAGATCTCTCCCTCAAGGAAAATTGACCCCGGTCCGGCGTTTCCGCTGGATAAGCTGCGGGAGCGGCTCCTGGTGAAAGATCGGGCTGAAGAGGGACCTGACCGATTGGCAGATAGTGGATTGGTCCCCGGACGAACCGGGATTGTCACTGCTTCCAGACTCAATATCCGTTCAGAGCCTGGTTTAAGGGGCAGGAAAGTGGCTCCGGCTCTACAACAGGGGACAGTTTTGGATATTCTCGAAGAAAAAGATGGTTGGCTCCGGGTCGACGTGCAAACACGGGGATGGGTCAAAAAAGACTACGTCAACCTGTAG
- a CDS encoding holin family protein, with protein MSWLTDVFSGGVGNLVKNVGEVVDNFQLSGEEKQRLKLEMQQLVQQRESEIEETIRSELRAKERVLVAELQQGDNYTKRARPSVVYSGLVFIFFNYVLVPTIQSLAGVPVRSFDLPVEFWAAWGGIVATWTIGRTAEKRGASNRLTRTITGNKKPVSILEDEPAKG; from the coding sequence ATGAGTTGGCTTACCGATGTCTTTAGCGGTGGCGTAGGCAATCTGGTAAAAAATGTTGGTGAGGTTGTAGATAACTTTCAGTTAAGCGGCGAGGAAAAACAGCGTCTGAAGCTGGAAATGCAGCAGCTGGTCCAACAACGCGAGTCGGAAATCGAGGAGACAATCCGATCCGAGTTAAGGGCGAAAGAACGAGTTTTGGTTGCCGAGCTGCAGCAAGGTGACAATTACACTAAACGGGCACGTCCTTCGGTGGTCTATTCCGGGCTGGTGTTCATTTTCTTCAACTACGTACTGGTTCCGACTATCCAGTCCCTGGCTGGAGTGCCGGTCCGATCTTTCGATTTGCCGGTGGAGTTCTGGGCCGCCTGGGGTGGTATCGTTGCAACCTGGACTATCGGGCGGACCGCTGAAAAACGGGGAGCCAGCAACCGGTTAACCCGGACAATTACGGGCAATAAAAAACCGGTAAGTATCCTGGAAGACGAACCGGCAAAAGGGTGA
- a CDS encoding S8 family serine peptidase, whose translation MSQMIKRLLNKIFSQRRLSLLFGIMAGSIFIAGFYPAEVWSQDYSYPNKLTGEQFEFRPVDGQVMVKFRPGSADKSEKSRQDVDSGLNLEAVHAERLSKLQFGVYRTPAGRSAEEFARELTTRADIKKAAPAVMDRDGQIRYYMPDEVTVQFKTDLSEDQMQQVISDMGCAVIIDHWTRGFYTLTIQDESSAFQKVRAFNSKPGVKFSELSFVSYNDALFDPNDTEYSQQWSLNNDGTSGGTADADVDMQEAWDIQRGNANVLVAILDTGVDWAHPDLRQNILQNLSEDTDGDGQTIEWNGSQWVLDPGDLNGVDDDGNDQVDDLVGWDFANDDNDPTPGTNAHGTACAGIAAAVGDNNTGVTGAAHQSRILPLRIDLIAGRNQNRADAINYAVDFSGDYDGMVLSCSWRASGDLMAIENAVANAWNADVLPVFAAGNANTSPISFPARYAQTLAVAATSPCDTRKRSSSNSSEVNPGVSTDPDGTSCDGEDWWGSNFGDDLNLAAPGVIMPSTDISGTGGYSSDNYVDDFNGTSSATPLVAGAAALVLSHNLEINPANPLSVEDLVEILESTADTVGGYDYNYDPSRPGFSEDLGAGRLNIYRALQEVIARRVEAIQPSQVDLALSIDRSGSMLGDKLDAVKNAASQVVRLLGAGDKIAVTSYSSGTPPARTDFPLKSINSVQVKDSAIAAIEAITASGRTSIGGGLLEAQSQLNTASEPSYPQSLILLSDGLSNEPPYIQDVLPSIPTKTDAYTIGFGTSSTDVDEDSLRQIAFGTGGNYYFSGASGFSKPAQGSVGGLALIQSYQSALNKVAKRQSFDFTRIIESPTDTTFIDESVDEVRFTLLWELEESGTYYSLVTPSGEEITPKNVGEFENVELIQGKTVFSYRVRKPEFGPWLSQVQTAFQEQQVFLSVAGYSDIKTLVQIRNYGTQWPLKLELKLLQGGQPLPGANVTARIGYPFGQYAYIELYDDGDQGGDRVARDGVYSAEFQENGEPGSYSFEFNVEGESPKGIRFTRHDMTTAYLTDDPEANDVPVALPNFVAPGGASVKIPVKVSDDVSRFQLDAFSLQIAGDPEVLTPTGEVSLAQTLTAESWDVQAEVIEEGVVALEGKAIQGQFLSGSGVLAYLLYKVSEETGRDSTRISFQSANFLADTVSVRVDTANGTFTRGNTLLPTAVESEDNSGLPEQFALRQNYPNPFNPNTTIRYELPEETHVRLQVFDIRGQRVATLVDKSQSAGVYKTTLNASHLPSGVYFYRIQAGSFVESRKMVLLK comes from the coding sequence ATGTCTCAAATGATAAAGCGCTTGTTGAACAAAATTTTTTCACAACGGCGATTGTCACTGTTGTTTGGCATAATGGCAGGGAGCATATTCATCGCAGGATTTTATCCTGCTGAAGTCTGGAGTCAGGATTATTCCTACCCGAATAAATTAACGGGAGAGCAGTTTGAATTTCGCCCTGTTGATGGCCAGGTCATGGTGAAATTCCGACCTGGGTCTGCCGACAAGTCAGAGAAATCACGGCAAGATGTGGATTCCGGGCTTAACCTGGAAGCAGTGCATGCCGAACGGCTATCAAAATTGCAGTTTGGGGTCTACCGGACACCCGCCGGGCGATCAGCTGAAGAGTTTGCCAGAGAGTTAACAACCAGAGCGGACATTAAAAAGGCCGCGCCGGCGGTAATGGACCGGGACGGCCAGATACGCTACTATATGCCGGATGAAGTGACTGTCCAGTTTAAAACAGACCTGTCCGAAGATCAGATGCAGCAGGTGATCAGCGATATGGGATGTGCGGTTATTATCGATCACTGGACGCGCGGGTTTTACACACTCACCATCCAGGATGAATCTAGTGCCTTTCAGAAAGTCAGGGCATTCAATAGTAAACCGGGAGTGAAATTTTCGGAGTTGAGTTTCGTCAGTTATAACGATGCCCTGTTTGATCCGAATGATACGGAATATTCTCAACAGTGGTCGTTAAACAATGACGGAACCTCCGGTGGTACCGCGGATGCAGACGTTGATATGCAGGAGGCCTGGGACATTCAGCGGGGGAATGCCAACGTTCTTGTGGCCATCCTTGATACCGGTGTAGACTGGGCCCACCCTGATCTGCGCCAGAATATCCTGCAGAATCTGAGCGAAGATACCGACGGAGATGGGCAAACTATCGAATGGAATGGGTCCCAGTGGGTGCTGGATCCCGGCGATCTGAACGGTGTGGATGATGACGGGAACGATCAGGTGGATGACCTGGTCGGATGGGACTTTGCCAATGATGATAACGATCCGACCCCCGGAACCAATGCCCACGGAACGGCCTGCGCAGGAATTGCTGCGGCGGTAGGAGACAATAACACCGGAGTAACCGGTGCGGCTCATCAATCCCGGATACTCCCGCTGCGGATCGATCTGATTGCCGGACGAAACCAGAACCGCGCGGATGCCATAAATTATGCCGTGGATTTTTCCGGAGATTACGATGGGATGGTACTCAGCTGCAGTTGGCGCGCAAGTGGCGACCTCATGGCCATCGAAAATGCCGTGGCTAATGCATGGAATGCCGATGTGTTACCGGTCTTTGCCGCCGGAAACGCCAACACTTCTCCGATCTCTTTTCCGGCCCGGTATGCTCAAACTCTGGCAGTCGCGGCTACCAGTCCCTGTGATACTAGAAAGCGTAGCAGCTCCAACTCCTCCGAAGTTAACCCCGGGGTAAGCACGGATCCTGATGGGACCAGTTGTGACGGAGAAGATTGGTGGGGCAGTAATTTCGGCGACGATTTGAATCTCGCGGCGCCGGGTGTGATCATGCCGAGTACCGATATCTCCGGTACAGGCGGCTACAGTTCAGATAATTACGTTGATGATTTTAACGGGACTTCTTCAGCCACACCACTCGTGGCCGGCGCAGCGGCGTTGGTTCTCTCGCACAATTTGGAAATCAATCCCGCCAATCCTTTGTCAGTGGAAGATCTTGTGGAAATTCTGGAGAGTACAGCGGATACAGTTGGGGGATACGACTACAATTATGATCCCAGTCGACCGGGATTTTCCGAAGATCTCGGTGCCGGTCGGTTGAACATTTACAGGGCACTTCAGGAGGTTATCGCCCGCCGGGTGGAAGCGATACAACCCTCGCAGGTCGATCTGGCACTCTCTATCGATCGCTCGGGAAGTATGTTGGGAGATAAACTGGACGCAGTGAAAAACGCGGCATCCCAGGTTGTCCGCCTCTTGGGTGCCGGAGATAAAATTGCCGTCACCAGTTACAGTTCCGGAACCCCGCCGGCCCGGACCGATTTCCCGCTTAAGTCTATAAATTCGGTGCAGGTCAAGGATTCCGCCATTGCCGCAATTGAAGCCATTACGGCCAGCGGGCGGACTTCCATCGGTGGAGGACTACTGGAAGCCCAATCGCAGCTGAACACCGCAAGTGAGCCAAGTTATCCCCAGTCCCTCATTCTCCTCTCGGACGGGCTAAGCAATGAACCGCCGTACATCCAGGATGTATTGCCATCGATACCCACCAAGACGGACGCGTACACTATTGGATTTGGGACTTCGTCCACAGATGTTGATGAAGATTCGCTCCGACAGATTGCGTTCGGCACCGGCGGAAATTACTATTTTTCCGGGGCATCGGGCTTTTCGAAACCTGCCCAGGGTTCCGTTGGAGGACTTGCGCTTATTCAGAGCTACCAGTCCGCCCTCAACAAGGTAGCCAAACGTCAATCGTTTGACTTTACCAGGATAATAGAGAGTCCGACCGATACCACATTTATTGACGAGTCAGTAGACGAAGTCCGGTTTACCCTTCTCTGGGAGCTGGAAGAATCCGGAACATATTACAGCCTGGTTACTCCTTCCGGAGAGGAAATTACCCCCAAGAATGTAGGGGAATTCGAAAATGTCGAGTTGATCCAGGGAAAAACAGTGTTCTCCTACAGGGTTCGGAAGCCGGAGTTTGGTCCCTGGCTCTCGCAGGTGCAGACAGCATTTCAGGAGCAACAGGTATTCCTCTCGGTCGCAGGCTACTCGGATATTAAAACTCTGGTGCAGATCAGAAATTACGGTACCCAGTGGCCGCTGAAGCTGGAGTTAAAGCTCCTACAGGGCGGTCAGCCGTTGCCTGGAGCGAATGTGACAGCTCGCATTGGATATCCTTTCGGCCAATATGCATACATCGAATTGTACGATGACGGTGACCAGGGGGGAGACCGCGTGGCACGCGATGGGGTATACAGTGCGGAATTTCAGGAAAACGGTGAACCGGGGAGCTATTCATTCGAATTCAATGTCGAGGGGGAAAGCCCGAAGGGAATTCGGTTTACCCGGCATGATATGACCACAGCATACCTAACCGACGATCCGGAGGCGAATGATGTTCCGGTTGCGCTCCCGAATTTTGTTGCTCCGGGAGGCGCTTCGGTAAAAATTCCCGTCAAGGTGTCTGACGATGTCAGCCGGTTCCAGCTGGATGCGTTCAGTCTGCAGATTGCAGGCGATCCGGAAGTCCTGACGCCCACCGGGGAGGTCTCATTAGCCCAAACTCTGACGGCCGAATCCTGGGATGTACAGGCCGAAGTCATTGAGGAAGGTGTCGTGGCGCTGGAAGGAAAGGCAATTCAGGGGCAATTTCTTTCCGGTTCCGGTGTCCTGGCCTACTTACTGTACAAAGTTAGCGAGGAGACTGGACGGGATTCCACGAGGATCAGTTTCCAGAGTGCGAACTTCCTGGCCGACACAGTCAGTGTCAGGGTCGATACAGCCAACGGAACCTTTACCCGGGGTAATACCCTACTTCCTACCGCCGTGGAATCCGAAGACAATTCCGGACTCCCGGAACAGTTCGCATTACGGCAGAATTATCCCAACCCCTTCAATCCGAATACTACCATTCGTTACGAACTACCGGAAGAGACACACGTAAGGCTTCAGGTGTTTGATATCCGGGGACAGCGGGTTGCCACACTGGTGGATAAATCACAATCCGCCGGAGTCTACAAAACCACACTGAATGCGAGTCATCTACCGAGCGGAGTATATTTCTACCGGATACAGGCAGGAAGTTTTGTGGAATCCAGGAAGATGGTACTGCTGAAGTAA
- a CDS encoding superoxide dismutase yields MNKSILTHGLLIMALVLSLGFELGQNPVVAQENESMGQMPAMKTFPEIIQLPTGFSPEGIATGKGTSFYVGSLAGGAIYKGDLKTGRGEILVQQEEGQMAVGLSVDVKNSLLFVCGGRNGDARVYDTQTGELKAEYTLSTAENKFINDVITTKKGAYLTNSAQGVLYHIPVKSGGKLPDESAVTEISLGREYEMVEGFNANGIEATPNGKTLIVVNSSTGKLYSVDPKSGAAKEIDLGDANVKNGDGILLDGHTLYVVQNQMNKIATVKLGVDYSSGEVIDTITHEAFAVPTTVAMHRKYLYAVNAKFGTNPEGKAYEVVKVEK; encoded by the coding sequence ATGAACAAATCCATATTAACACACGGACTACTCATTATGGCCTTAGTGTTGAGCCTTGGTTTCGAACTGGGACAGAACCCTGTTGTTGCCCAGGAGAACGAATCCATGGGGCAGATGCCCGCAATGAAAACCTTTCCGGAGATCATCCAGCTGCCGACAGGGTTTTCGCCCGAAGGCATCGCCACCGGGAAGGGCACCAGTTTTTACGTTGGTTCGTTAGCCGGAGGTGCGATTTACAAGGGTGACCTGAAAACCGGGAGAGGTGAGATCCTGGTTCAGCAGGAAGAAGGACAGATGGCAGTCGGCCTGAGTGTAGATGTGAAAAACAGTCTGCTATTCGTATGTGGCGGCCGTAATGGTGATGCCCGGGTCTATGACACACAGACCGGCGAACTCAAGGCAGAATACACACTTTCGACTGCCGAGAATAAATTCATTAATGATGTGATTACTACCAAAAAGGGCGCCTATCTGACTAACTCTGCACAGGGCGTACTGTACCATATCCCAGTGAAATCCGGCGGAAAGCTTCCGGATGAATCGGCGGTGACAGAAATCTCTCTGGGAAGAGAATACGAAATGGTGGAAGGATTTAATGCGAACGGTATCGAAGCCACGCCAAACGGCAAGACGTTAATTGTGGTGAATTCCTCCACGGGGAAATTGTACTCGGTGGATCCGAAATCCGGTGCTGCGAAGGAAATCGACCTGGGGGACGCAAACGTTAAAAACGGCGATGGTATCCTCCTGGATGGTCATACGCTCTACGTGGTACAAAACCAAATGAATAAGATCGCTACCGTGAAACTTGGTGTCGATTACAGCAGCGGCGAAGTCATCGACACTATCACCCACGAGGCGTTTGCTGTACCTACGACGGTTGCTATGCATAGAAAATATCTGTACGCTGTGAATGCCAAATTCGGCACCAACCCGGAAGGAAAGGCATATGAAGTAGTAAAGGTGGAGAAATAA
- a CDS encoding DUF1028 domain-containing protein, producing MRRNMIAIIVCVFIMGGSLMAQQVTEKHTGRPVATYSIVAVDTVNNEMGVAVQSHWFSVGPVVPWAKPGVGVVATQSLVDISYGPLGLDLMEGGKSASQALKALVTADEHSDVRQVAMLDVDGNIATHTGENCIPEAGHIQGTTYSVQANLMLNDKVWPAMSEAFETAEGDLAARMLASLKAAQDAGGDIRGKQSAAILIVNTESTGPVWADTKMELRVEDHPNPVQELERLIQLHRAYVHMNKGDLALEEHNVEEALKQYGKAEKMAPDNLEMKFWHAVSLVNNDRVDEAIPLFKEIFAKDPNWATLLPRLKPVGQVDADQGTIDRILEETQ from the coding sequence ATGCGAAGAAATATGATTGCTATCATAGTGTGTGTATTTATAATGGGAGGTTCACTCATGGCGCAACAGGTGACGGAAAAACATACGGGCCGCCCCGTAGCGACCTATTCCATTGTTGCTGTTGATACAGTCAATAATGAAATGGGTGTCGCCGTGCAGTCCCACTGGTTTTCGGTAGGACCGGTGGTGCCGTGGGCAAAACCTGGCGTTGGTGTCGTGGCCACTCAATCGCTGGTGGATATTTCATACGGCCCCTTGGGGCTGGATCTCATGGAAGGTGGAAAAAGCGCATCACAGGCCCTGAAGGCGTTAGTGACTGCAGATGAACATAGCGACGTCCGTCAGGTGGCGATGTTGGATGTGGACGGAAATATCGCCACCCATACCGGAGAAAACTGTATACCGGAGGCCGGACACATCCAGGGAACAACCTACTCCGTTCAAGCCAACCTGATGCTGAATGACAAGGTTTGGCCGGCTATGTCCGAAGCGTTCGAGACTGCTGAGGGCGATTTGGCCGCACGGATGCTGGCGTCTCTCAAGGCCGCACAGGACGCCGGCGGCGACATCCGGGGAAAACAGTCGGCTGCAATTCTGATAGTGAATACCGAGTCGACCGGCCCTGTCTGGGCGGACACCAAGATGGAGTTACGGGTGGAGGATCATCCGAATCCGGTGCAGGAGCTGGAACGTCTCATACAACTACACAGAGCATACGTGCATATGAACAAGGGCGATCTGGCGCTGGAAGAACACAACGTTGAGGAGGCGCTCAAACAGTATGGTAAGGCGGAAAAGATGGCGCCGGACAATCTGGAGATGAAGTTCTGGCATGCGGTTTCACTGGTGAATAACGACCGGGTAGACGAGGCAATCCCCCTTTTTAAGGAAATCTTTGCCAAAGATCCTAACTGGGCGACGCTGCTGCCGCGTCTCAAGCCGGTCGGTCAGGTGGACGCGGATCAGGGCACTATTGACCGGATTTTGGAGGAGACTCAATAA
- a CDS encoding TIGR02206 family membrane protein, translated as MWPYFATDYSGNPFIAFSYSHWIAIAVLLILYIGLFRLRNYFRDTKSADKFARYGIAGLLIFQEVMLSVWRLANNDWTVATALPLHLCGAAVVLSAIMLINRNYLLYEITFFWGLGGAIQALVTPDIGPYGFPHFRFFQFFVSHGTIIFASLYMTFVYRYRPAHSSVWKIFALTNVYAACIGVFNWLTGGNYLFICHKPETGSLLDVLGPWPWYILSLEVVALVLFYIYYSPFALRRIFAPRE; from the coding sequence ATGTGGCCGTATTTTGCGACCGATTATTCCGGAAATCCGTTTATTGCGTTTTCTTATTCCCACTGGATTGCAATAGCGGTATTGTTGATCCTGTATATCGGATTATTCCGATTACGAAATTATTTTCGGGATACGAAGTCCGCAGATAAATTCGCACGGTACGGTATTGCGGGTCTTTTGATATTCCAGGAGGTGATGCTGAGCGTCTGGCGGCTGGCAAACAATGATTGGACGGTAGCGACTGCGCTCCCATTGCATCTGTGTGGCGCGGCAGTAGTCCTTTCTGCGATCATGCTGATAAACAGAAATTATCTTTTGTACGAGATTACATTTTTCTGGGGATTGGGAGGGGCGATTCAGGCCCTGGTAACGCCGGATATCGGCCCGTACGGTTTTCCACACTTCAGATTTTTCCAGTTCTTTGTGTCACACGGCACCATCATTTTTGCCAGCCTGTACATGACCTTTGTGTACCGATACAGGCCAGCACATTCTTCCGTGTGGAAAATTTTTGCCCTCACCAATGTCTATGCGGCGTGTATCGGGGTGTTTAACTGGCTGACCGGTGGCAATTATCTTTTTATTTGCCACAAGCCCGAGACCGGTTCTCTGTTGGATGTACTCGGTCCCTGGCCGTGGTATATTCTGTCGCTGGAGGTTGTGGCGCTGGTATTGTTTTATATCTACTATTCACCGTTTGCGCTGCGACGAATATTCGCTCCACGCGAATAG
- a CDS encoding sulfotransferase — protein sequence MAARRSALTTMARLTMLVKNYWKYGRYGFAILAILLIPPLLAFTRITLLMDYLFFPILWNIRVREPVFIMGHPRSGSTFFQKQIYQADRAAMFTTWEMLFPSLTVRMILRPIITGLKAAGVDILQTNDFGHQIKLDGVEEQEALFLHRLDSEMLHILCPWLILDDETANDGFRFGWEDMIPSDNSVRLLREFLKRQIYYIGHPTVIAKLNPSVFRLQTILEEFPDARIVYLVRKPEDSIRSFLSFQHKFVRRLLTPEEQAAYFRHKYKWSLALYRYFEYSKETIPEPQLLTITFTDLIQDTAGVLHNFFRFTDIAPAPDYWKTLSIRLQKHTKGHTNQPISEFGLRSQTIEDDVGFLKTEYDL from the coding sequence ATGGCCGCAAGACGATCCGCCCTTACAACAATGGCCAGGCTCACCATGCTGGTCAAAAATTATTGGAAATATGGTCGGTACGGCTTCGCAATCCTTGCAATACTTTTAATTCCACCACTCCTGGCTTTTACGCGAATAACGCTGCTCATGGATTATCTGTTTTTTCCGATCCTCTGGAATATCCGTGTTCGGGAGCCCGTATTTATCATGGGGCATCCCCGCAGCGGGTCGACTTTTTTTCAGAAGCAGATTTATCAGGCCGATCGCGCGGCAATGTTTACCACGTGGGAGATGCTTTTTCCTTCGTTGACAGTCCGCATGATTCTCCGCCCCATTATTACCGGACTCAAAGCAGCTGGCGTCGATATCTTGCAGACAAATGACTTCGGCCACCAGATAAAACTGGACGGTGTGGAAGAACAGGAAGCGCTGTTTCTGCATCGATTGGATTCCGAAATGCTGCATATCCTCTGTCCGTGGCTCATTTTGGATGATGAGACGGCAAATGACGGCTTTCGCTTCGGCTGGGAAGATATGATTCCCTCCGATAATTCGGTGCGGCTCCTCCGGGAATTTCTTAAGCGACAGATCTACTACATTGGCCATCCGACTGTAATTGCAAAGTTGAATCCATCCGTCTTTCGCTTGCAGACGATTCTCGAAGAATTCCCGGACGCCAGAATCGTATATTTGGTGCGAAAACCGGAAGACTCAATTCGTTCCTTTCTGTCGTTTCAGCACAAATTTGTCCGCCGGCTCCTAACCCCGGAAGAACAGGCCGCCTACTTCCGTCATAAATATAAGTGGAGTCTGGCGTTGTACCGGTACTTTGAATACAGTAAGGAAACGATTCCGGAGCCACAGCTCCTGACAATTACTTTTACTGATCTGATTCAGGACACAGCAGGCGTATTACACAATTTTTTCCGCTTTACCGATATTGCCCCTGCTCCCGATTATTGGAAAACGCTGAGTATTCGGCTGCAGAAACATACGAAGGGTCATACTAATCAGCCGATTTCGGAGTTCGGTCTGCGGTCACAAACGATAGAGGATGATGTGGGATTTCTGAAGACGGAATATGATCTCTGA